From a region of the Rhipicephalus microplus isolate Deutch F79 chromosome X, USDA_Rmic, whole genome shotgun sequence genome:
- the LOC119171747 gene encoding sterile alpha motif domain-containing protein 3 — protein MEPPEFQYLVSFQGRKKIISARGPTEADILEALKTTDFGHSLQACRIEVYNVRHDEFVDPPAGHVFSEKDKIRLVCSENFLMSCSTTDKVTAVHEGSLPKTLESNEQSPSQQLACCENDYRLPPVPLDIKDAIERTQPGKVSSHTKSRIVGWIANHLMTITVYPGSLYEAAAKSLVLEYPVLRDTIGTGWDSWKVSLKYKFAYMRKSLCTVPAVQAARAAYGKRKDLEESTNTKRHCHVIVDLSQHVASQHDEATINSHIDYMVKEIKRPIPDMQKLGDSMEQTRPSRQKWMKEMRPSTADVVLKYPALAKAEMLHEEFIALTGVNLEKKVLEFINRYGDRCFELAKCRRCAKEAVKAIEEEVEALDGDEKKYRFAVGIVELLPMLLKEQPRFLQGPDTYPALSLKGKNASEATNIVASFEGLSVEVLDVIAGMTALMEIYWIFDVKYSGANKKTFTLLEHFCGLPTSAKQMPLVIRQISSLEKAT, from the exons GTATACAACGTCCGACATGATGAATTTGTGGACCCACCAGCTGGCCATGTCTTCTCTGAGAAAGATAAAATCAGGCTTGTGTGCAGTGAAAACTTCTTAATGAGCTGCAG CACAACTGACAAAGTGACAGCAGTGCATGAAGGTAGCCTGCCCAAGACCCTTGAAAGTAATGagcagtcacctagtcagcagcttgCCTGCTGTGAAAATGATTATAGGCTACCACCTGTGCCCTTAGATATTAAGGATGCGATTGAAAGGACACAACCAGGAAAAGTGTCCAGTCACACTAAATCCCGCATTGTAGGGTGGATTGCAAATCATCTCATGACTATAACAGT CTATCCAGGAAGCCTCTACGAAGCAGCTGCAAAATCTCTCGTGTTGGAATATCCAGTGCTAAGGGACACTATTGGCACAGGCTGG GACTCATGGAAAGTCTCCTTGAAATACAAATTCGCATATATGAGGAAGTCTCTGTGCACAGTTCCAGCTGTTCAAGCAGCGAGAGCAGCTTACGGAAAACGCAAAGACTTAGAAGAAAGCACCAATACTAAGCGGCACTGCCATGTG aTTGTAGATCTCTCCCAACATGTCGCTTCTCAGCATGATGAGGCTACAATTAATAGCCATATTGACTACATGGTGAAAGAAATCAAGCGGCCTATTCCTGACATGCAAAAACTCGGTGATTCTATGGAGCAGACAAGACCATCTAGACAGAAGTGGATGAAGGAAATGAGGCCATCAACAGCAGATGTGGTGCTGAAATACCCTGCTTTGGCAAAGGCTGAAATG CTTCATGAGGAGTTCATTGCTCTCACTGGCGTTAACTTAGAAAAAAAGGTCCTGGAATTTATAAACCGGTATGGAGACCGGTGTTTTGAGCTTGCGAAGTGTCGTCGTTGCGCGAAGGAAGCTGTGAAAGCAATTGAAGAAGAAGTCGAGGCACTGGATGGTGACGAAAAGAAAT ATCGCTTTGCCGTTGGCATTGTCGAGTTGCTGCCCATGCTCCTAAAGGAGCAGCCGCGATTTCTGCAGGGACCG GACACCTACCCTGCCCTTTCGCTGAAGGGCAAAAATGCCTCTGAAGCTACAAACATAGTTGCGAGCTTTGAAGGGCTTAGTGTAGAGGTGCTTGATGTAATTGCAGGTATGACGGCGCTTATGGAAATATACTGGATATTCGATGTCAAGTACAGTGGCGCcaacaaaaaaacattcactCTACTTGAACATTTCTGTGGCTTGCCGACAAGTGCAAAGCAGATGCCGCTAGTCATACGGCAAATATCATCGCTTGAAAAGGCAACTTAA